Proteins encoded by one window of Dokdonella sp.:
- the murD gene encoding UDP-N-acetylmuramoyl-L-alanine--D-glutamate ligase produces the protein MRLAELAGLRVAIWGLGREGRAALAALRARVPTLVPSVFCTAQEAAAAAHDGAVRVIGAPPSVADLSAFDVVIKSPGISAYRPELIEARRNGTRFTSGTALWFAEHPQARVIAVTGTKGKSTTSALIAHLLRARGRRVALAGNIGLPLLDLLDPAQVPDWWVIELSSFQTREVPHVELAVVTSLVEEHLDWHGDRDRYVDDKLALVGVAGCLVVNACVDELVRRTATHPARRLFGAAAGWHVGADALMCGTQTVFARAGLAVPGAHNALNACAALTVLDAVGEDAVAAAPALATFRPLPHRLQHLGARDGVDWIDDSIATTPAATLEALRSLTGKAVVLLVGGYDRGLDWSAFATALRDHAPQAVIANGANRARIVHELHRAGVPNVHGEATLAAAIVRARELARPGAAILLSPGAPSFDQFGDYAERGAAFAVAGGFDPRWIGQIEGLGIH, from the coding sequence ATGCGCCTGGCCGAACTTGCCGGACTGCGCGTGGCCATCTGGGGCTTGGGTCGCGAAGGCCGTGCCGCACTTGCTGCTTTGCGCGCGCGTGTGCCGACGCTGGTGCCGAGTGTGTTCTGCACGGCGCAGGAAGCCGCCGCGGCTGCACACGACGGCGCAGTGCGTGTCATCGGCGCGCCGCCGAGCGTCGCCGATCTGTCCGCCTTCGATGTCGTCATCAAGTCGCCCGGCATCAGCGCCTACCGGCCCGAACTGATCGAGGCGCGGCGCAACGGCACCCGCTTCACCTCGGGCACGGCGCTGTGGTTCGCCGAGCACCCGCAGGCACGCGTGATCGCCGTGACCGGTACCAAGGGCAAGAGCACGACCAGCGCACTGATCGCCCACCTGCTGCGCGCGCGCGGCCGGCGCGTGGCCCTGGCCGGCAACATCGGCCTGCCCTTGCTCGACCTGCTCGATCCGGCGCAAGTGCCCGACTGGTGGGTCATCGAACTGTCGAGTTTCCAGACCCGCGAGGTACCGCACGTCGAGCTTGCCGTTGTCACCAGCCTCGTCGAGGAGCACCTCGACTGGCATGGCGACCGTGACCGCTACGTCGACGACAAGCTCGCGCTGGTCGGCGTGGCCGGATGCCTCGTTGTCAACGCCTGCGTCGACGAACTCGTGCGACGCACCGCCACACATCCGGCCCGCCGGTTGTTCGGTGCTGCCGCTGGCTGGCATGTCGGCGCCGACGCGCTGATGTGCGGCACGCAGACGGTGTTCGCGCGTGCCGGACTGGCCGTGCCCGGTGCGCACAACGCGCTCAATGCCTGTGCCGCGCTGACGGTGCTCGACGCCGTTGGCGAGGATGCCGTCGCCGCGGCCCCGGCGCTGGCCACGTTCCGCCCGTTGCCGCATCGCCTCCAGCACCTCGGCGCGCGCGATGGCGTGGACTGGATCGATGACAGCATCGCGACCACGCCGGCGGCCACCCTCGAAGCCTTGCGCAGCCTGACCGGAAAGGCCGTCGTCCTGCTCGTCGGCGGCTACGACCGCGGCCTCGACTGGTCGGCCTTTGCCACCGCCTTGCGCGACCATGCGCCGCAGGCCGTCATTGCCAACGGCGCCAACCGCGCGCGCATCGTCCACGAACTGCATCGCGCCGGCGTGCCGAACGTGCACGGGGAAGCGACGCTGGCCGCAGCGATCGTGCGCGCGCGCGAGCTCGCCCGGCCCGGTGCGGCCATCCTGCTCTCGCCCGGTGCACCGAGCTTCGACCAGTTCGGCGACTACGCCGAACGCGGGGCCGCCTTCGCCGTGGCTGGCGGTTTCGACCCGCGATGGATCGGGCAGATCGAGGGGCTGGGCATCCACTGA
- a CDS encoding TonB-dependent receptor: MSLINNDLTKAVRFALYAGAAVAVGLPAAPVFAQGEDGSSEKLETIVVTGSRIRRADIETAQPVMVIDRAQIENQGFTSVADILQNLPSAGSPAISRSQVLASGENVGGYYIDIRNLGPNRTLVLVDGKRLGRTTDGLQDLGQIPTSVIERIEILTDGASSVYGSDAIAAVVNVITRSRFEGAEANFYVGQYDQDDGDRQVYDFTIGSTSERGSVTMSVQYLKEEPVWAKDREFSAYGNAGPDFPGSGWSPVSMNGSWFGPCGANGANTWCTLIRGQDPLLVSSYRPHVATDNANSNLQMMNQTGIERRSVFVSGQYDVFDNVKFRADVMYNERTTLQQVAGYPYQSLAFGTPLSADSVFNPTAGNVQFRRRLWEVPRTTASDLDTYRVTTGFEGYFELFGKEWSWDAGATLNRNKVLKRGFGDASVSAMELALGPSFINALGQAQCGTPSNPLPLGSNPASGECVPWNPLLPFGEPGLGSLSDPLLQAFLFPETHDTGRVNYTSYAANLAGSLFSLPAGELGIAVGVEHSREHGTFIPDPLAVNGDYTGLPATPTRGGFDLDEAYVEIEVPLLKEVPFAHELTINVASRYSDYSNFGDTVNNKFGLKWRPFEELMIRGTYADGFRAPTVGDLYAGVNGTFAYYIDPCGSQGPGNVAGSAPCTAAGVPATYVQLGQGLVPCTAYPCQTPFQFLSASSNPDLTPEKAKTKTLGFVYSPSYLEGFDIALDWWKVRIDNVIASDSFGDVLTDCYVYNIASRCSSIVRDPVLHVITSMRSGLTNKGFAETEGYDLSVNYRLPEFSFGRFQISWNTTYTSKYDAKADNDPETFVYGYVGQTGVYRTRSNLNIDWSLGSFGASWTTRYYSRSWETCVRDVNGGAGGPLCDEPGHVNVDGSITNRRNVGANTFHDVQFRWRAPWDGTFAIGANNVGEHYGPIMFTSPSSQFPYYGGFDIGRFYYAKYTQRF; encoded by the coding sequence ATGAGTTTGATCAACAACGACCTTACCAAGGCAGTGCGTTTCGCGTTGTACGCGGGTGCCGCCGTCGCCGTGGGCCTGCCCGCTGCACCGGTCTTCGCGCAAGGCGAGGATGGTTCCAGCGAGAAGCTCGAAACCATCGTGGTCACGGGTTCGCGCATTCGTCGCGCCGATATCGAGACCGCCCAGCCGGTGATGGTCATCGATCGCGCCCAGATCGAGAACCAGGGCTTCACCTCGGTTGCCGACATCCTGCAGAACCTGCCGTCGGCCGGTTCGCCCGCCATCAGCCGCTCCCAGGTCCTCGCCTCGGGTGAGAACGTCGGCGGCTACTACATCGACATCCGCAACCTCGGCCCGAACCGTACGCTCGTCCTCGTCGACGGCAAGCGCCTCGGCCGCACCACCGACGGCCTGCAGGACCTTGGCCAGATTCCGACTTCGGTGATCGAGCGCATCGAAATCCTGACCGACGGCGCCTCGTCGGTGTACGGCTCCGACGCGATCGCGGCCGTCGTCAACGTCATCACGCGTTCACGTTTCGAAGGTGCCGAAGCGAACTTCTACGTCGGCCAGTACGACCAGGACGACGGCGACCGCCAGGTCTATGACTTCACCATCGGCAGCACGAGCGAGCGCGGCTCGGTGACGATGAGCGTGCAGTACCTGAAGGAAGAGCCGGTCTGGGCGAAGGACCGTGAGTTCAGCGCCTACGGCAACGCCGGTCCGGATTTCCCGGGATCGGGCTGGAGCCCGGTCAGCATGAACGGTTCGTGGTTCGGTCCCTGCGGTGCGAATGGCGCCAACACCTGGTGTACGCTGATTCGTGGCCAGGATCCGCTGCTCGTGTCGAGCTATCGCCCGCACGTCGCCACCGACAACGCCAACAGCAACCTGCAGATGATGAACCAGACCGGCATCGAGCGCCGCTCGGTCTTCGTCTCCGGCCAGTACGACGTGTTCGACAACGTCAAGTTCCGCGCCGACGTCATGTACAACGAGCGCACCACGCTGCAGCAGGTCGCGGGCTATCCGTACCAGTCGCTCGCGTTCGGTACGCCGCTGTCGGCCGACAGCGTGTTCAACCCGACCGCGGGCAACGTCCAGTTCCGCCGCCGCCTGTGGGAAGTGCCGCGCACGACCGCCAGCGATCTCGACACCTACCGTGTCACCACGGGCTTCGAAGGCTACTTCGAGCTGTTCGGCAAGGAATGGTCGTGGGATGCCGGCGCCACGCTCAACCGCAACAAGGTTCTGAAGCGCGGCTTCGGCGACGCCAGTGTTTCCGCCATGGAACTGGCGCTCGGCCCGTCGTTCATCAACGCGCTCGGCCAGGCCCAGTGCGGCACGCCGAGCAATCCGCTCCCGCTCGGCTCGAACCCGGCCAGTGGCGAGTGCGTGCCCTGGAACCCGCTGCTGCCGTTCGGTGAGCCGGGTCTTGGCTCGCTGTCCGACCCGCTCCTGCAGGCGTTCCTGTTCCCGGAGACGCATGACACGGGCCGCGTGAACTACACGAGCTATGCGGCGAACCTCGCCGGCTCGCTGTTCTCGCTGCCCGCCGGCGAACTCGGCATTGCTGTGGGCGTCGAGCACAGCCGTGAACACGGCACCTTCATCCCGGATCCGCTCGCCGTCAACGGCGACTACACCGGCCTGCCGGCCACGCCGACGCGTGGTGGTTTCGACCTCGACGAAGCCTATGTCGAAATCGAAGTGCCGCTGCTCAAGGAAGTGCCGTTCGCACACGAGCTGACCATCAACGTCGCCAGCCGCTACTCGGACTACAGCAACTTCGGCGACACGGTCAACAACAAGTTCGGCCTGAAGTGGCGTCCGTTCGAGGAGCTGATGATCCGTGGCACCTATGCCGACGGCTTCCGCGCGCCGACGGTCGGTGACCTCTATGCCGGCGTCAACGGCACGTTCGCCTACTACATCGATCCCTGCGGCTCGCAGGGCCCGGGCAACGTTGCGGGTTCCGCACCGTGTACGGCGGCGGGCGTTCCGGCAACCTACGTGCAGCTCGGCCAGGGTCTCGTGCCGTGTACGGCGTATCCGTGCCAGACGCCGTTCCAGTTCCTCTCGGCCAGCTCGAACCCGGATCTGACCCCGGAGAAGGCGAAGACCAAGACGCTCGGTTTCGTCTACAGCCCGAGCTACCTCGAAGGCTTCGACATCGCTCTCGACTGGTGGAAGGTGCGCATCGACAACGTCATCGCCAGCGACTCCTTCGGCGATGTGCTCACCGATTGCTATGTCTACAACATCGCGTCGCGTTGCTCGTCGATCGTGCGTGATCCGGTCCTGCACGTCATCACCTCGATGCGTTCGGGCCTGACCAACAAGGGCTTCGCCGAGACGGAAGGCTACGACCTGAGCGTCAACTACCGCCTGCCGGAGTTCTCGTTCGGCCGTTTCCAGATCAGCTGGAACACGACCTACACGAGCAAGTACGACGCCAAGGCGGACAACGATCCCGAGACCTTCGTCTATGGTTATGTTGGCCAGACCGGCGTGTACCGCACGCGCTCGAACCTCAACATCGACTGGTCGCTGGGTTCGTTCGGTGCTTCGTGGACGACCCGCTACTACTCGCGCTCGTGGGAGACGTGCGTGCGTGACGTCAACGGCGGCGCTGGTGGCCCGCTGTGCGATGAGCCGGGTCATGTCAACGTCGATGGCTCGATCACGAACCGTCGCAACGTTGGTGCGAACACCTTCCACGACGTCCAGTTCCGCTGGCGTGCACCGTGGGATGGCACGTTCGCGATCGGTGCGAACAACGTCGGTGAGCACTATGGCCCGATCATGTTCACCAGCCCGAGCAGCCAGTTCCCGTACTACGGCGGCTTCGACATCGGTCGCTTCTACTACGCGAAGTACACCCAGCGCTTCTGA
- the pip gene encoding prolyl aminopeptidase: MHTNPSSTRRSFYPEIEPFDSGHLQVSPLHRIYYEQCGNPRGKPVVFLHGGPGAGCNAKARRFFDPAHYRIVLFDQRGCGRSTPHAELADNTTWHLVADIETLRVHLGIERWQVFGGSWGSTLALAYAERHPQRVSELVLRGIFMLRRWELEWFYQRGCDALYPDAWEAYLAAIPEAERGDLMSAYHRRLTSTDPAVRLAAARAWSVWEGSTSFLFPDTTHIAGAAEDAFALAFARIECHYFVNAGFFECDGQLLRDVGRIRDIPAVIVQGRYDVVCPMRSAWDLHRAWPEADLRIVTDAGHSAFEAGITHELIEATDRFR, translated from the coding sequence ATGCATACGAACCCTTCCTCGACCCGCCGCAGCTTCTATCCCGAGATCGAACCGTTCGATAGCGGCCATCTCCAGGTGTCGCCCCTGCACCGCATCTACTACGAGCAATGCGGCAATCCGCGCGGCAAGCCGGTGGTGTTCCTGCATGGCGGTCCGGGCGCGGGCTGCAACGCGAAGGCGCGGCGCTTTTTCGATCCGGCGCACTACCGCATCGTGCTGTTCGATCAGCGCGGCTGCGGGCGCTCGACGCCCCATGCGGAACTCGCCGACAACACGACCTGGCACCTGGTCGCCGACATCGAAACCCTGCGTGTACACCTCGGCATCGAGCGCTGGCAGGTGTTCGGCGGTTCCTGGGGCTCGACGCTCGCGCTGGCCTATGCCGAACGCCACCCGCAGCGCGTCAGCGAACTCGTCCTGCGTGGCATCTTCATGCTGCGACGCTGGGAACTGGAATGGTTCTACCAGCGTGGCTGCGACGCGCTCTACCCCGATGCCTGGGAGGCCTATCTCGCGGCAATTCCCGAGGCGGAGCGAGGCGACCTCATGAGCGCCTACCATCGCCGCCTGACCAGCACCGATCCGGCTGTACGCCTCGCCGCGGCCCGCGCGTGGTCGGTGTGGGAAGGTTCGACGAGTTTCCTGTTTCCCGACACCACGCACATCGCCGGCGCTGCCGAGGATGCGTTCGCGCTCGCCTTCGCGCGCATCGAATGTCACTACTTCGTCAACGCCGGCTTCTTCGAGTGCGACGGTCAGTTGTTGCGTGACGTTGGCCGCATCCGCGACATTCCCGCGGTCATCGTGCAGGGGCGCTACGACGTGGTCTGCCCGATGCGCAGCGCCTGGGACCTGCATCGCGCCTGGCCGGAGGCGGATCTGCGCATCGTCACCGATGCCGGCCATTCAGCCTTCGAGGCCGGCATCACGCACGAGTTGATCGAGGCGACCGACCGGTTTCGTTGA
- a CDS encoding ATP-binding protein: MADKQLLRPPSDSGDLTRRELYFFNLYRVLEAVVYGGLVFSSLAFDWIKVSHPLLGRGVAVAYLALALVLLISTDRMRRRIGASIGFALTIDIVAASAVLMALTGGHAAIPVMLLVNVGVGALLLPFRQSILLAVLAAIGIIAPALFPLGVASERSILEALLFGVAYLAVAGLCAHLGRQMRETEALAEKRGVDLFNLEQVNDLIIRRMKTGVILVDDANNILTINESAWHLIGNPSPNQRDLGAVAPELSRRLYHWRHSGRIDQTPIALAIDVPEVIPRFSRMTANDDAHVLIFLDDTSLLSRRAEEMTLSSLGRLSASIAHEIRNPLAAIRYSAQLLAESENLHEEDRRLVDIVNNHCTRANEVVENILQLSRRERSRPESIDVNAWALAFVEEYKQANDLGQDHLRAITQNRRVEAMVDPQHLHQVVWNLVQNAIRYGREPGAAARVVVVARLATDKGPPMLEVVDRGPGIPQKVAAQIFDPFFTTSEYGTGLGLYLAKQMCESSQASLEYVPVAGGGACFRITLSPVASLAAPTPKPATR, from the coding sequence TTGGCTGACAAGCAACTACTCCGCCCACCCAGTGATTCCGGCGATCTGACCCGGCGCGAACTGTATTTCTTCAACCTCTATCGCGTGCTCGAGGCGGTGGTCTATGGCGGCCTCGTGTTCAGTTCGCTGGCCTTCGACTGGATCAAGGTCAGCCACCCCCTGCTCGGCCGCGGTGTTGCGGTGGCCTATCTCGCCCTCGCCCTGGTCCTGCTGATCTCGACCGACCGCATGCGCCGTCGCATCGGCGCGAGCATCGGCTTCGCCCTGACCATCGACATCGTCGCCGCATCGGCCGTGTTGATGGCGCTGACCGGCGGGCATGCTGCCATTCCGGTCATGCTGTTGGTCAACGTCGGCGTCGGCGCCCTGCTCCTGCCGTTCCGCCAGTCGATCCTGCTCGCCGTGCTCGCCGCGATCGGCATCATCGCGCCGGCATTGTTCCCGCTCGGCGTTGCCAGCGAGCGCAGCATCCTCGAAGCCTTGCTGTTCGGCGTCGCCTACCTCGCCGTTGCCGGTCTGTGTGCCCACCTCGGCCGGCAGATGCGCGAAACCGAAGCGCTGGCCGAAAAACGCGGTGTTGACCTGTTCAACCTCGAACAGGTCAACGACCTCATCATCCGGCGCATGAAGACCGGCGTCATCCTCGTCGACGATGCCAACAACATCCTGACCATCAACGAATCGGCCTGGCACCTGATCGGCAACCCGTCGCCGAACCAGCGCGACCTCGGCGCCGTCGCACCCGAACTGTCGCGTCGCCTCTACCATTGGCGCCATTCCGGTCGCATCGACCAGACGCCGATCGCGCTGGCCATCGACGTGCCCGAAGTCATCCCGCGCTTCTCGCGCATGACCGCCAACGATGACGCCCACGTATTGATCTTCCTGGACGACACCTCGCTGCTGTCGCGGCGTGCCGAGGAAATGACCCTGAGCTCGCTTGGTCGCCTGTCGGCCTCGATCGCCCACGAGATCCGCAACCCGCTGGCGGCGATCCGCTACTCGGCGCAACTGCTCGCCGAGTCGGAGAACCTGCACGAGGAAGACCGCCGCCTGGTCGACATCGTCAACAACCACTGCACGCGCGCCAACGAGGTCGTCGAGAACATCCTGCAGTTGTCACGACGCGAGCGCTCGCGGCCGGAGAGCATCGACGTCAACGCCTGGGCACTGGCCTTCGTCGAGGAATACAAGCAGGCCAACGATCTCGGCCAGGATCATTTGCGCGCGATCACGCAGAACCGCCGCGTCGAGGCGATGGTCGATCCGCAACACCTGCACCAGGTCGTGTGGAACCTCGTGCAGAACGCGATCCGCTATGGCCGCGAGCCCGGCGCTGCCGCACGCGTCGTTGTCGTCGCCCGCCTCGCCACCGACAAGGGGCCGCCAATGCTCGAAGTCGTCGACCGAGGCCCCGGCATCCCGCAGAAGGTTGCCGCGCAGATATTCGATCCGTTCTTCACCACCAGCGAATACGGCACCGGTCTCGGCCTCTACCTCGCCAAGCAGATGTGCGAGTCGAGCCAGGCCTCCCTCGAATACGTACCCGTCGCAGGCGGCGGTGCCTGCTTCCGCATCACTCTCTCGCCGGTCGCCTCGCTGGCCGCGCCGACGCCGAAGCCGGCGACGCGGTAG
- a CDS encoding M64 family metallopeptidase produces the protein MRTMMLRKAVLAGALATGPAWAVPAHYVVFGFDAQGRIEPRFHATVELADDASTAVALSLPDHLGNRLNWHALKDGQRGARREVEVSRVLRAEFAHDIDSGHGEIDGQLSPDPDPAFVLRVPVAEAEVVEFETTAGMQRFDLAALAADAARLPLAGGAQARIEAPSSLAGAGGSPANRVDILVLGDGYTSGQEALFNTHVAALEASMFNVTPYKEYANFVNWRSGFIASAQSGADHPLYLAGCVTTSCCADSAAQGDPLAGQFVDTALDGRFCTNQIHRLLTVSSAKVFAAAAAYPNWDKLLVTVNDPVYGGSGGSYATVSAHAQAPLVAIHEYGHSFHKLADEYTTPYPGFPACSDLGTPQTCEANVTNQNDATLVKWRSWFTPGIAIPTPAGTPGTGLFEGARYLVGGMYRPTSNSCLMRVLGSTFCNVCRQEYVKFLYRGGFGTPAAGIDLIEPGTESPSPATPVIVPTGTPRTFSATILRPVIGTVSLQWYLDGVPIAGATGESHVFSQAVPTPAVRTLELRAIDTTPFVNAEMADGLTTHVRTWTIQISNDLLFKHGFE, from the coding sequence ATGAGAACAATGATGTTGCGCAAGGCGGTGCTCGCCGGTGCGCTCGCTACCGGCCCGGCCTGGGCGGTACCCGCCCATTACGTCGTATTCGGCTTCGATGCGCAGGGTCGCATCGAGCCGCGCTTCCATGCCACGGTGGAACTGGCGGACGATGCCTCGACCGCGGTCGCGCTGTCGCTGCCTGATCACCTCGGCAACCGCTTGAATTGGCACGCACTCAAGGATGGTCAGCGCGGCGCGCGGCGTGAGGTCGAGGTGTCGCGCGTGTTGCGCGCCGAGTTTGCGCATGACATCGACAGTGGCCACGGCGAGATCGATGGCCAGCTGTCGCCCGATCCGGATCCGGCCTTCGTGCTGCGCGTGCCGGTGGCCGAGGCCGAGGTCGTCGAGTTCGAGACCACCGCGGGCATGCAGCGATTCGACCTGGCCGCATTGGCCGCGGATGCCGCGCGCCTGCCGCTGGCCGGCGGCGCACAGGCACGGATCGAGGCACCGTCGTCGCTGGCCGGTGCCGGCGGCAGCCCGGCCAATCGTGTCGACATCCTCGTGCTCGGCGATGGCTACACCAGCGGCCAGGAGGCGCTGTTCAACACGCATGTGGCTGCGCTGGAAGCGTCGATGTTCAACGTGACGCCGTACAAGGAATACGCGAACTTCGTGAACTGGCGCAGCGGTTTCATCGCCTCGGCGCAGTCCGGCGCCGACCACCCGCTGTATCTGGCCGGCTGCGTGACGACTTCGTGTTGCGCCGATAGTGCCGCACAGGGCGATCCGCTGGCCGGCCAGTTCGTCGATACCGCGCTCGACGGTCGTTTCTGCACGAACCAGATCCATCGCCTGCTGACGGTGAGCAGCGCCAAGGTGTTCGCCGCCGCCGCCGCGTATCCGAACTGGGACAAGCTCCTCGTCACCGTCAACGACCCGGTGTATGGCGGCTCAGGCGGCAGCTACGCGACCGTATCGGCGCACGCTCAGGCACCGCTGGTTGCCATCCATGAGTACGGCCACAGCTTCCACAAGCTCGCCGACGAGTACACGACGCCGTATCCGGGTTTCCCGGCCTGCAGCGACCTCGGTACGCCGCAGACCTGCGAGGCGAACGTGACCAACCAGAACGATGCAACGCTGGTCAAATGGCGCAGCTGGTTCACCCCGGGCATCGCCATCCCGACGCCGGCCGGCACGCCGGGCACCGGCCTGTTCGAAGGCGCGCGCTATCTCGTCGGCGGCATGTACCGGCCGACCAGCAACAGTTGCCTGATGCGCGTGCTCGGCTCGACCTTCTGCAACGTCTGCCGGCAGGAATACGTGAAGTTCCTCTATCGCGGCGGCTTCGGCACGCCGGCTGCCGGCATCGATCTGATCGAACCCGGCACCGAGTCGCCGTCGCCGGCCACGCCGGTGATCGTTCCCACCGGCACGCCACGCACATTCTCGGCGACGATCCTGCGTCCTGTGATCGGCACGGTCAGCCTGCAGTGGTACCTCGACGGCGTGCCGATCGCCGGTGCGACCGGCGAATCGCACGTGTTCAGCCAGGCCGTGCCGACTCCGGCCGTGCGCACGCTCGAACTGCGCGCGATCGACACCACGCCGTTCGTCAACGCTGAGATGGCCGATGGCCTGACCACGCATGTGCGTACCTGGACGATCCAGATCAGCAACGACCTGTTGTTCAAGCACGGGTTTGAATAG